One Natronorubrum halophilum genomic window, GCAGCGGCAACTAACGATGAATCCGACCTTCACTCAGGAGACACGTACTGGGCAGGTCAAGACGTAGTGTTCACTGACGGCTCCGGAGACGATTCCACCTGGAACGTCTACGGTATCGATGGAGATAGCACGGACTTCCAGACTCAGATTAACATCGACGCTGGCAACGGTAGCCTCGATACGTCCCAGCTGGACACCGAGGACTTCGACGAGTTCGCTATCCGCGACGATAACGGTGACTGGGTCAACTTCGAGAACGGTGACGCAGCACCTGATGAAAACGCTAGCGCCGGCGACGTGAGCTTCACCGTCCTCCAGCAGGATCTGGAAGTCGAGTTCGAAGCCGACACGGTCTCTGATCAGAGCTCCGAAGTCGGTGTTGACGTCACCGATGTCCGTGGTTCGCAGAACCTCATCGTTGAGGCCGACGGTCTCAACGGAGAGAACCTCGAAGACATCTTCGCTGACGATGATGCCTCTAACAACGCAACGGACGATGAGGACACAGCACTCATCGAGGACGTCGAGAACGATCAGACTCTGACCGCGAACTTCACCGGCGTCGACACCGGTAACTTCACGTTCACGTTCACGAGCGAAGACACCGGTGTCTCCGCGTCTGACGACGTCGAAATCGTCGACGGTGGAGACGTCGACGCGCAGTTCGAAGACAGCTCTGTCAGCGAACACCTCGGTGACATCGCAGAGATCACGATCGACCTCGACAACACCGATAGTGCCGAGATCACGATCGGTGGCGAAAGCGACGGCTGGATGGCCAACGCAACCGTTACTGACGAGGACGACTCTGGCAACGCAACTATCCTCTTCAACACGGCTCTTGCAGGCGACGAAAGCGCCAATGACGACGAAGTGCTGTACGCTGCAGATGATGATGATGGCTCCAGTGTCTCGGTCAACGAGCGCGAGAACGTCAGCTCCGGTGTTCTTGCAACGGGCTCCTACGACATGAAACTCGAGACCCAGGGTATGCAGACCGCACGCGGTACGCTGAACCTGCAGGAAGGTTCAGTCGACAGTGCAACGACCTGGAGAGCCAACGGTAACGCTGAGTTCTCGGACGCTGAGGAACTCCGTGACTACCTCGACGACAACAGCGACGTCGCTGAAGGCGACCTCGCCGTTGTTGGCGTCGAAGCAAGCGGTATCTACGGCTACGACTGGGATAACCAGGGTATCAACCTGTCCATCGAGCAGTCGGAACCCGGAATGAACCAGGAACCTGTTTCGCTTGATTCCGATGACTACGACCTGGTAGAAGACAGTAACAGCAACGTCGTCTACTACGTCATCGAAACAGCGGGTCTTCTCGACAACGACAACGTCGAAGACGGTGAGGAGTTCAACTTCTCGCTCGATGTTGACGCAGAAGAGAACGATTACCTGAGCGAAGACGCAGAAGTCTCGAGCACGTTCACCGTGAACGAGCGCTCGATCGAGTTCGCACAGGAAGAGTACGTCGTTGAAAACACTGACGATGTGGAGATCTCCGGCACGTCCAACCTCGCATCCGGTTCCGAGATTGACGTGACCGCTGAGACTGGCGGCGACAACGCGTTCTTCACCCAGGCCACCGCCGAAACCGACGAGAACGGTGACTGGACCGCTACGTTCGACTTCTCCGAGCGCGAACTCGGTACCGAATTCGAACTTACGGCCGAAGATGCCGAGAGCGATGCCACTGCTGAAGCAACTGGTCTCTTCGACGAGACCGACGAAGAGCCTGAGGAAGGCCTCTCCGTGAGTGTCGACGCACCAGACAGTATCGCTCAGGACGAAGAAGGCGACTTCGACGTCACTGTGACGAACGATAACGACGAAGAGGTCAACGAGACCGTCGAACTCGAGATTGGTAACGACACGCAAAGCGAGGAAGTTACCATCGAGGCCGGCGAGGACGCTTCGGTCACCTTCACCGTCTCCGGTGAGGACCTCGGCGTGGGCGACCACGACTGGACCGTCACTGCTGGTAACGCATCCGACGAGGGTACGTTGACCGTCTCTGACGACTCCAGCGGTGAAGACGACGACGACAACGGCTCCGACGACGACAACGGCTCCGACGACGACAACGGTTCCGACGACGACGGTAGCTCCGACGATGACGGGAGCTCCGACGACGACGGCTCCGACGACGATGACGGAACGCCCGGCTTCGGTGTCGCTGTCGCCCTCGTCGCTCTGCTCGCAGCCGCGATGCTCGCACTGCGACGCCAGAACTAAACGTAACTAACTACCGGACTTCGTCCGGCCCTTGACGCACTTTCACTTTCTTTCGCACGCTACACCCGATAGCGACAGCCCTCGAGATCGGCCGTAAAGAGTCGTCGCTATTCCCCTCGAAGCAAAGACGGTCGCGTGTTAAACAGCGTAGACAGCTACGGCTCCATTGGTTTCAGACCCAGTTCGAAACGGTCGCACTCGCGTACGAATTATCCCGCCAGAACTGTTCAATAACTATAAGTAAATCCCGTCAGAAGTATCGCCCGGAAGTCACCTCGCGGGGGCATGCGCTGAAATGCCCCGGGTGCTAGGACACCCGAGACTGGCTTCCAAGCCACAACGGCTTTGTAAGCCATGTTCGACTTACTCCCACCGAGACATAAACGTCTCGCAAGCCAACAGTATCGCTCTCGAATAGCACCGCCGCCGTCCGCCCCTCGAGCCGGTTCGATATCGGCGGATCGAACGGCCCGTGTCGCGGGCTCCGGCAACGACTCCGGCGGGTCGACCGACTTGGAGACGGCCGAATCGGACTCGAGGACGGACGCCGACTCCTCGAGCGCGGCGGACGCCGCAACGACGTGGTCGCCGCCCCGCTGCCCGCGCTGTGACGCGCCGGTCAGGACCGTGACGGCTCTGGGGCCGACCGATCACTACGCCCACCCCTGTGGCTGCCGAGTGTACGCCGGGTTCCTCGAGTAGGGGAGAGCGGCGTAGCCGTAAAATCCGGGAGAACAGTCCTCGGTAATCGGAAAACGCGTCGAACGAGAATCTGAATTCCGCCGACGAGTTCGTCGATCGGATCGGTGCCGCGAAGCGATCCTCGAGTGTGATCGGAAAGAAGTATCCGCCGGTCTCAGTCGTCCGCGGCGATCGCTTCGCCCTCGCTCGTCGACTCCGCGCGCTCGAGATCCTCGAGATACTCGTCGGCGTCCAGCGCGGCCTTCGAGCCCATTCCGGCGGCCGTCACGGCCTGCTGGTAGTGGAAGTCGACGACGTCGCCGGCGCCGAAGATGCCGGGGACGTCGGTCTCCGTCTGTCCGCCGCCGTCGCCGCCCTTGGTTCGCAGGTAGCCCTCGTCGTCCATCTGGACGCCGGTGCCCTCGAGGTAGTCCGTGTTGGGGGTGTGGCCGATGGCGAAGAAGACCGCGCCGACGTCGAACTCGAACTCCTCGGTTTCGGGATCGTCGAGGCGGTCCGTGGGGTGGCCCAGTTCGTTTTCGACGAGGGTGACGTGATCGACGCCCGCCTCCTGCGAGCCGTGGATCTCGGTCACTTCGGTGTTTTTCATGATCTCGATCTCGCCCGCCTCGACCTTTTCGTGGACGCGGTCGATCCAGTAGTCCTCGGCGCGGAACTCCTCGCGCCGGTGGGCGATGTAGACGGTGTCGGCGAACTTGGTGAGGAAGGTGGCTTCCTCCATGGCGGCGTCGCCGCCGCCGACGACGAGCATGTCCTCGTCGCGGAAGAACGCGCCGTCACAGGTCGCACACGTCGAGAGGCCGTAGCCCATGAGTTCGTCCTCGCCGGGGATACCCAGGGTGCGGGCGCTCGCACCGGAGGCCGCGATTACGGCGTCCGCGGTGTAGACGTCGCCGTTCGTCAGTTCGACGCGGAACGGCTGCGTCTCGGCGTCGCCGGAACGCGACGCGTTCTGGTTCGCACTCGAACGCTGTTCGACGCGCTCGAGGGATTCGATGATGCCGTTTTTCAGCTCCGCGCCGAACTGCGTCGCCTGCTCTTTCATGTTGTTGACCAACTCCGGGCCGCTGATTCCCTCGGGGAAGCCCGGATAGTTCGCGACGTCCGTGGTCAGCGTGAGCTGGCCGCCGGGTTCGTCGCCCTCGATGACCAGCGGCTCGTTGTTCGATCGACCGGCGTAGATCGCCGCCGTCAGCCCGGCGATTCCGGTGCCGGCGATGATGAGTTTTCGGTGCTCGAGCACCTCGCCCGCTTCGGTGTCGTCTTCGATCCCGAGTTTCGCGTCCAGTTTGCCCGTCTCGTCTAACGCGGCGGTGTCGTCCCAGCCGCCGATCAGTTCGTCGTCGATGAACACTTCGGGGGCGGTTTTGCGCCCCTCCGCGCGCTCTACCATCTCCTCGAACAGGTCGTCGTCGCCGGTGACGTTGTACGTCTCGTACTCGATGCCTTTCGCATCGAAGAGGTCCTTGGCTTTGTCGCAGTACGGACAGTCCTCCTTGGTATAGATCTCGACTCGAGGCTGCTCGCTCATAGTACACGATTGGGATAGAGCGCCTAAACCGCTTGCGTTCTCAGCAAGTCGAGAAGGGGTACTGTGACGTCCTTAGTCGTCGGTAGATCGCTCTGAGTCGACGAACTCGACGATGACGGAGACCTCTCGATCGGTTCGCTCCTCGAGTCCGCGCTCGAGATCGGCCGCCAAATTCGGATACGGTACGTCCGCGGGTCGCTGGACGACGACGGTGACTTCCGACGGTCCGTCGGTCCCGGCACTGACGAACTCGGTTCGCACCTCGACTATCTCGAGGTCGTCGTACCCCTCGTCATCGAGTACGGTACGGACCTCGCTGTTAACATCGTTCTCGTAGAGGGCGTACTGGCCGAGAACGAGTCCGCCGACGGAGAGGACGATCAGACCCAACACGAGCGCGACGGCTAGCATGTCGAGGCGGTCGTCGGAGATGTTCTCCCGAATCGAGCCGCGAGTCCAGCCGTCGGGCCGATAGTCGAGATACCAGAAGACGGCGAGCCCGGAGAAGAGGATCGACGTGGCGTTGACCGTCACCAGGACGAACGCACCGAGAGCAACGGAGAAGTTTCCC contains:
- a CDS encoding DUF7827 domain-containing protein, yielding MTTNETSYREKGRAVFLAALMVMSVVAMSAAFVGGAAAATNDESDLHSGDTYWAGQDVVFTDGSGDDSTWNVYGIDGDSTDFQTQINIDAGNGSLDTSQLDTEDFDEFAIRDDNGDWVNFENGDAAPDENASAGDVSFTVLQQDLEVEFEADTVSDQSSEVGVDVTDVRGSQNLIVEADGLNGENLEDIFADDDASNNATDDEDTALIEDVENDQTLTANFTGVDTGNFTFTFTSEDTGVSASDDVEIVDGGDVDAQFEDSSVSEHLGDIAEITIDLDNTDSAEITIGGESDGWMANATVTDEDDSGNATILFNTALAGDESANDDEVLYAADDDDGSSVSVNERENVSSGVLATGSYDMKLETQGMQTARGTLNLQEGSVDSATTWRANGNAEFSDAEELRDYLDDNSDVAEGDLAVVGVEASGIYGYDWDNQGINLSIEQSEPGMNQEPVSLDSDDYDLVEDSNSNVVYYVIETAGLLDNDNVEDGEEFNFSLDVDAEENDYLSEDAEVSSTFTVNERSIEFAQEEYVVENTDDVEISGTSNLASGSEIDVTAETGGDNAFFTQATAETDENGDWTATFDFSERELGTEFELTAEDAESDATAEATGLFDETDEEPEEGLSVSVDAPDSIAQDEEGDFDVTVTNDNDEEVNETVELEIGNDTQSEEVTIEAGEDASVTFTVSGEDLGVGDHDWTVTAGNASDEGTLTVSDDSSGEDDDDNGSDDDNGSDDDNGSDDDGSSDDDGSSDDDGSDDDDGTPGFGVAVALVALLAAAMLALRRQN
- the grxC gene encoding glutaredoxin 3; the encoded protein is MSEQPRVEIYTKEDCPYCDKAKDLFDAKGIEYETYNVTGDDDLFEEMVERAEGRKTAPEVFIDDELIGGWDDTAALDETGKLDAKLGIEDDTEAGEVLEHRKLIIAGTGIAGLTAAIYAGRSNNEPLVIEGDEPGGQLTLTTDVANYPGFPEGISGPELVNNMKEQATQFGAELKNGIIESLERVEQRSSANQNASRSGDAETQPFRVELTNGDVYTADAVIAASGASARTLGIPGEDELMGYGLSTCATCDGAFFRDEDMLVVGGGDAAMEEATFLTKFADTVYIAHRREEFRAEDYWIDRVHEKVEAGEIEIMKNTEVTEIHGSQEAGVDHVTLVENELGHPTDRLDDPETEEFEFDVGAVFFAIGHTPNTDYLEGTGVQMDDEGYLRTKGGDGGGQTETDVPGIFGAGDVVDFHYQQAVTAAGMGSKAALDADEYLEDLERAESTSEGEAIAADD